The Cytobacillus oceanisediminis genomic interval AATGTCAGCTCAAATGGTCCTGCGTTTTTACTTCGTAATACTTTAGCTAGTTCAAATAAAGCGGCCATGTTTTCATCCCCTTACAAATACTCAATAACAAATGGGCTTTCAGTGATTTCCATTAGGTGATAGAGAGAAAACTCGTACACAGGCCCAAACTCTACATCACTTGGTGCAAATGGAAAGGCTAAATTTCCAGCTGTTGATTTCCGATTCTCATATCCGTAATGAAGAAATGTCGATCTTACACTCGAGCAAATACTGTTTGCAAGTTCCTGTGTCTTGGCAACCACTTCAAACATGACACCAATCTCATGTCCATGGAATGGTGTGCATTCTTTTGAACCAAGCACCCCATTTTTTCCATAATTATAGAAGTGGATAGAATAATCTTCTTCCGGGATGTCCTCGTAATAATCCCTTACCTGCTCCATCACAAGCTCCTCTATCTCTTCGATCTTTCCTACTAAAATCGGGTCACGGACACCTGCGATGACAAAGGTTCTATAGGCAACCTTTCGTGCACCTTCCAGCTTGATGAAATATTGATTATTTTTTAGCAGTTTACTATTCTTAACCTCGACAACCCCGTCACTTACTTGTGTAAACTCACATTGACTAAGATCAAGGATGATGCCTGGTCCATGTAAAATATATGGATGTTCTTTTTCGTAAAAAGTATGAGCACTCACACTAATCGGCGAACATTTGCGTATTGGATTCAAGGATTGAACAGTGAAGGAATCCTCCTTTAATGTTCCAACGATGCAATCCTTCGTTGTACCTGGTTCAGCACATAGCGCCCCGCATTCTAAAATTTTCCCAAGATGATAAGCCAGCCCAGGATCTTTGCCGTGGTAAATTCCAACTGCCGCAAATGGCGATGGATCATATGCTCTTCCACAGACAACAATGTCTGCTCCGTTTTCAAGAGCCTCCAAAATGGGCTCGTGTCCCATCTGAGCAACAATGTTGTTTGTTTCTTGGATGACTTCATCTGTAAGAGCTGGAATGTTTGGCGTTAGAGGGTTAATTCGGCCCTCATGGTTTGCTTTTATGATTTCCTCCTGTGTAAAGTCGGACCAAATCACGGCAATTCTAGCTGTTAAGCTGCGTTCTGCCAGGATTTCTTTAATAATATCCAGCGTCCACTCCATATGCGGCTTGGCGCCGGCTCCGCCAGCAGATCCTATAACAATGGGAATGTCACGGGGAACACCATTTTTAATAATGATATCCAAATCCTTTTTGGTTGCCCGGCGG includes:
- a CDS encoding acyclic terpene utilization AtuA family protein, whose product is MTSSDVRIVSPCGILGYGFPEESFNRAFEYNQKVHGIVVDAGSTDAGPHKLGAGVAIVSRRATKKDLDIIIKNGVPRDIPIVIGSAGGAGAKPHMEWTLDIIKEILAERSLTARIAVIWSDFTQEEIIKANHEGRINPLTPNIPALTDEVIQETNNIVAQMGHEPILEALENGADIVVCGRAYDPSPFAAVGIYHGKDPGLAYHLGKILECGALCAEPGTTKDCIVGTLKEDSFTVQSLNPIRKCSPISVSAHTFYEKEHPYILHGPGIILDLSQCEFTQVSDGVVEVKNSKLLKNNQYFIKLEGARKVAYRTFVIAGVRDPILVGKIEEIEELVMEQVRDYYEDIPEEDYSIHFYNYGKNGVLGSKECTPFHGHEIGVMFEVVAKTQELANSICSSVRSTFLHYGYENRKSTAGNLAFPFAPSDVEFGPVYEFSLYHLMEITESPFVIEYL